AATAAAGGATTGACTATCATACCCTGTGAACTTATTGATCGTAATGCAGACTACTTAAAAAAATATGTTTTACAGTATGCCTCATTGTGGAAACTTTCGAAAGCGTTTACAAAATGGTTGGATAGTGCAAATAGGTTTTGTTGTAGCCTTGTAGATAGGATTGTACCTGGTTTCCCTAAAGATAGTTCAACTAAAATAGAAAACGAATTAGGATATCGAGATGAATTAATGGTTGTAGGTGAGCACTATCATCAATGGATAATTGAAGGGGCGGAGTCTTTGAAGGAGAGCTTTCCAGCAGACAAGATAGGATTAAATACTATTTTTGTTAGTGATTTAGATCCTTATCGAACGCGTAAGGTGAAAATACTAAACGGTGCCCATACAGCAATGACGCCTGTTGCTTATCTATCTGGTGTTGATACCGTACAAAATGCAGTAGAAGACAAACTCATCGGTAAATATATCGAATCACTTCTCTATCAGGAAATTTTGCCAACAATTAATTTTCCTGAAAGTGAGCTACACACGTTTACCGAGAATGTACTTGATCGTTTTCGAAACCCCTTTATTGAACACTATTTGATAAGTATCTCTTTGAACTCTGTTGCAAAGTTTAAGGCGCGAGATCTACCTACTTTATTAGATTACATTACCTTGAAAAATGAAGTTCCGAAAAAGTTAACTTTTGCATTTGCAGCACTATTTTATTTTTACCGAGGGAAAAGAGGAACGGAATCTATTGATCTAAAAGATGATCCTGAAATAGTAGCATATTTTAGAACACAATGGAATAGTTATGATGGGTCAAGTGACAAGATGGTGGATATTGTCCGTAATATACTAGCAAAACAAGACTGGTGGGGAAGGGATCTTAACAAATGTGTTGGTCTAAGTGAATTAATAGCCACTAATCTTTATACAATGGATAGACAAGGTGTAAGGAAGGCATTGTTAGAACTAATGGAGGCTGAGGCACATGCATAAATTCATTCAATTACAGGAAGATGATAATGTAGTAGTAGCACTGTGTGATTTAAAATCGGGTACTACACTAACGGTTGATAATGTATTAGTCACACTTAGAGAGGATGTGCCACAAGGACATAAGGTTGCAATTTTACCTATTGATAAAAATAAAGATATTATCAAATACGGCTATCCGATAGGACATGCAAAAGAAGCAATTGAAGAAGGCACGCATGTACACACAAAAAATATGAAAACAAACCTAACTGGAATTGAGGATTATACGTATCTACCAAAATTGACAAAGAACCTTTATTCAAATGAGAATCATTTTTTTCAAGGATATCGAAGGCAAGATGGTAATGTTGGTATTCGTAATGAGTTATGGATTGTTCCGACTGTAGGATGTGTAAATGGTGTCGCAGATAGAATACTGGATAAATTTAAAGCTGATGTAGGAGATATTACTCCTTTTGATCAAGTATTGGTGATGTCACATCAATATGGATGCTCACAACTAGGAGATGATCATCAAAATACTAGAAAAATTTTGTCTGATATTGTTCTACATCCAAATGCTGGTGGTGTCCTTGTTCTAGGCCTTGGATGTGAGAATAATGTTGTAGAAGAATTTGAACAAGGACTAGGCAACTATGATCAGAGTCGTATTCGTTTTCTTGTTTCACAGCTTGTATCGGATGAAATAGAAGAAGGTGTCAAGGTACTAAAAGAGATTTACCAAGAGGCAAAACAAGATAAACGTGAATCGATTCCATTATCTGAATTACGTGTAGGTCTAAAATGTGGCGGATCAGATGGTTTATCTGGTATTACAGCCAATCCATTAGTTGGAAATTTTTCAGACTATTTGGTTGCACAAGGTGGGACGACAGTATTAACAGAAGTCCCGGAAATGTTTGGTGCTGAAACGATTTTAATGGAGCGCTGTATAGACGAACAAATTTTTCAAGATACAGTTTCTATGATTAATGATTTTAAGCAATATTTCATCAAAAATGAACAACCGGTTTATGAAAATCCTTCTCCAGGAAATAAAGCAGGTGGAATAACGACATTAGAGGATAAATCACTAGGTTGTACACAAAAAGCAGGAATATCGGTTGTCAAAGGCGTATTGAAATATGGAGAGCGTCTTAAAGAGCATGGCTTAAACTTGCTAAGTGCACCTGGTAATGATTTGGTTGCAGCTTCAGCACTTGCTTCAGCAGGATGTCACCTTGTTTTGTTTACAACTGGAAGAGGCACGCCATTTGGAACTTTTGTACCAACATTAAAAGTCTCGTCCAATACATCATTATTCGAAAGAAAACCACATTGGATTGATTTTAATGCTGGAATATTACTAGATTCTCCAAATGAAGTAGTATTAAATGACTTTGTCAATTATGTAATCGAAGTAGCGAGTGGTAAGGAATCAAATAATGAAGTGAATGGTTACCGAGAACTAGCAATTTTCAAAACAGGGGTGACACTTTAACAATTGGAGGATGGGAAATGAGAGTACTTTATTTGGATTGTTTTTCAGGTATAAGTGGTGACATGACTATAGCGGCACTACTTGATGCGGGGGCAAGTTTGGATTTGTTAGAAAGAGAATTAAATAAGTTAAACATAACTAGTGAATACGAATTAAAATGTGAGAAAGTTATTCGGAATGGGATTACCAGTAGCAAATTTGATGTAATTTTACTGAATGAGAAAAATAATAGTGATAACCATGTGCACACACATACAGAAGAGCATGCGCATGATCATGCTCATTCCCATAATCACGATCATCACCAACGTACGTATAAGGAAATTGTTAAGATGATTAATAATGCGAGTTTGGTTGATCGCGCAAAAGAATATGCACTAGCCATTTTCAAGAAAATAGGAGAAGCAGAAGCTTCCATCCATGGTGTGTCGTTAGAGGAAGTTCATTTTCATGAAGTCGGTGCGGTCGATTCGATTATCGATATAGTTGGCACAGCAATATTGATAGATCAATTAAAGATTGAAAGGATAATAGCTTCATCTGTTCCAGTTGGCTCAGGGCACATTCACATTGATCATGGGATATATCCAGTGCCTGCACCAGCAACCTTAGAAATGTTAAGAGGTGTTCCAATTGCAACTAGTAATGTCCATGCAGAATTAACAACACCTACAGGGGCAGCTATTGTTTCTGTACTTAGTAGTGATTTTGGAACCTTCCCTGAGATGAAAGTTAATGAGATCGGTTATGGCGCGGGCACGAAAATTTTTACTAATCATCCAAATGTATTACGAGTAGTAATAGGAGATAAAGAATAGAATTGAACTAGTCAAACGGAGGGGTAAACATGGAATTAGGGATTTTCTCAGTTATGTCGCTTGGGTTTATTTTAGGAATAAAACATGCAATAGAACCAGATCACGTTATTGCTGTATCAACGATAGCCAGTCGTAGTAAAAAAGTATTGCGTTCGTCATTAGCGGGTGTTTTTTGG
The nucleotide sequence above comes from Paraliobacillus zengyii. Encoded proteins:
- a CDS encoding UxaA family hydrolase; protein product: MHKFIQLQEDDNVVVALCDLKSGTTLTVDNVLVTLREDVPQGHKVAILPIDKNKDIIKYGYPIGHAKEAIEEGTHVHTKNMKTNLTGIEDYTYLPKLTKNLYSNENHFFQGYRRQDGNVGIRNELWIVPTVGCVNGVADRILDKFKADVGDITPFDQVLVMSHQYGCSQLGDDHQNTRKILSDIVLHPNAGGVLVLGLGCENNVVEEFEQGLGNYDQSRIRFLVSQLVSDEIEEGVKVLKEIYQEAKQDKRESIPLSELRVGLKCGGSDGLSGITANPLVGNFSDYLVAQGGTTVLTEVPEMFGAETILMERCIDEQIFQDTVSMINDFKQYFIKNEQPVYENPSPGNKAGGITTLEDKSLGCTQKAGISVVKGVLKYGERLKEHGLNLLSAPGNDLVAASALASAGCHLVLFTTGRGTPFGTFVPTLKVSSNTSLFERKPHWIDFNAGILLDSPNEVVLNDFVNYVIEVASGKESNNEVNGYRELAIFKTGVTL
- a CDS encoding tagaturonate reductase → MIKISKEVFEKKLYPERVLQFGEGNFMRAFVDWQIDIMNEAGVFNGSVVIVQPIENGMVDKLNEQDGLYTVILEGVKDGSIVREKRVIQSISRGVNPYQDLEGYRALAELEDLQFIFSNTTEAGIVFNEDDQLDDPLQKTFPAKLTAFLYRRFLHFNGDINKGLTIIPCELIDRNADYLKKYVLQYASLWKLSKAFTKWLDSANRFCCSLVDRIVPGFPKDSSTKIENELGYRDELMVVGEHYHQWIIEGAESLKESFPADKIGLNTIFVSDLDPYRTRKVKILNGAHTAMTPVAYLSGVDTVQNAVEDKLIGKYIESLLYQEILPTINFPESELHTFTENVLDRFRNPFIEHYLISISLNSVAKFKARDLPTLLDYITLKNEVPKKLTFAFAALFYFYRGKRGTESIDLKDDPEIVAYFRTQWNSYDGSSDKMVDIVRNILAKQDWWGRDLNKCVGLSELIATNLYTMDRQGVRKALLELMEAEAHA
- a CDS encoding LarC family nickel insertion protein, which codes for MRVLYLDCFSGISGDMTIAALLDAGASLDLLERELNKLNITSEYELKCEKVIRNGITSSKFDVILLNEKNNSDNHVHTHTEEHAHDHAHSHNHDHHQRTYKEIVKMINNASLVDRAKEYALAIFKKIGEAEASIHGVSLEEVHFHEVGAVDSIIDIVGTAILIDQLKIERIIASSVPVGSGHIHIDHGIYPVPAPATLEMLRGVPIATSNVHAELTTPTGAAIVSVLSSDFGTFPEMKVNEIGYGAGTKIFTNHPNVLRVVIGDKE